The following are encoded together in the Cynocephalus volans isolate mCynVol1 chromosome 4, mCynVol1.pri, whole genome shotgun sequence genome:
- the LOC134375537 gene encoding small ribosomal subunit protein eS1-like — protein MAVGKNKRLTKGGKKGAKKKVVDPFSKKDWYDVKAPAMFNIRNIGKTLVTRTQGTKIASDGLKGRVFEVSLADLQNDEVAFRKFKLITEDVQGKNCLTNFHGMDLTRDKMCSMVKKWQTMIEAHVDVKTTDGYLLRLFCVGFTKKRNNQIWKTSYAQHQQVRQIQKKMMEIMTREVQTMT, from the coding sequence ATGGCGGTTGGCAAGAACAAGCGCCTTACTAAAGGCGGCAAAAAGGGAGCCAAGAAGAAAGTGGTTGATCCATTTTCTAAGAAAGATTGGTATGATGTGAAGGCGCCTGCTATGTTCAATATAAGAAATATTGGAAAAACACTAGTCACCAGGACTCAAGGAACCAAAATCGCATCTGATGGCCTCAAAGGTCGTGTGTTTGAAGTGAGCCTTGCTGATCTGCAGAATGATGAAGTTGCTTTTAGAAAATTCAAGCTAATTACTGAGGATGTTCAAGGCAAAAACTGCCTGACTAACTTCCATGGCATGGATCTTACTCGTGACAAAATGTGTTCCATGGTCAAAAAATGGCAGACCATGATTGAAGCTCATGTTGATGTCAAGACTACAGATGGTTATTTGCTTCGTCTTTTCTGTGTTGGTTTTACTAAAAAGCGCAACAATCAGATATGGAAGACTTCTTATGCTCAGCACCAACAGGTCCGCCAAATCCAGAAAAAGATGATGGAAATCATGACCCGAGAGGTGCAGACAATGACTTGA